The following coding sequences are from one Channa argus isolate prfri unplaced genomic scaffold, Channa argus male v1.0 Contig023, whole genome shotgun sequence window:
- the atp10d gene encoding probable phospholipid-transporting ATPase VD isoform X4: MERLHWVQHRCQRLLARDWRRGWYSAPDGIPNKSSQDANCSPCRVNGKHRTVFARHGPQQHEYEAVSKSYKGNAIRTTKYSLLTFIPINLFEQFHRAANLYFLFLVLLNWVPVVEAFQKEITMIPLLVVLTVIAIKDALEDYRRYLYDKKVNNNVVQVYCSKQKEYIDQHWKDVRVGDFVHLSCNEIIPADMLLLYSSDPRGVCYIETANLDGETNLKQRQVVSDLPVQGLDFTPESYNSRVECDNPNNDLRRFRGYMEHSTGVRVGLHNSNLLLRSCTIRNTESVVGIVVYAGHETKAMMNNSGPRYKRSQLEKHLNTDILWCVFLLIVMCLTAAIGHGLWLKDLNDPVFQIDGVKSPALAGFYVFWTMIIVLQVLIPISLYVSIEVVKLCQIYFIQNDLALYNESLDSRIQCRALNITEDLGQIQHLFSDKTGTLTENKMVFRRCSIYGVEYPHEENAQRLEIYEREKNKAAGRSVTLKSGCSGKSLSCRSLSCTRSSVSLHTLTAESEEEEEKMSNYIQCRTNAFASHMAKDIIPDPELVRKLNWLFSPEFSLSANYSGTPSNLELTYITDFFLSLAICNSVVVSSPSQSLHVIQQRGTPLKSLEEIKLMFQRFSFSPFLARSPQQVKGSPCSLASRVFTRGKTSSSTLSILPNSNTDLSEPGQGRNLGISNLKQKLDLSGRGEGENSGYLMNSETEDVVNETKTKSHEGRQDLEERVREVDTNSDTDDELLYEAESPDEAALVYAARAYRCTLRGRSAESLLVDLPGIGSLAVQLLHILPFDSNRKRMSVVVRHPLTGQVVVYTKGADSVVMDLAEAPISNYGSSTEQAQEISNCIKSQTQKHLDSYAREGLRTLCIAKRVLEEEEYDEWLKRQLLAESSIENREELLMESAQRLETNLTLLGATGIVDRLQEEVPETIEALQRAGIKVWVLTGDKQETAINIACSCKLLCSNDQLLTANCRSKDTCAALLEELKQEVQRGENSRTNTPAIWNPGESSSGSVTSFILVIDGRTLDWALQDDLKTEFLELSCRCKAVICCRSTPLQKSQVVELIRDQLGTITMAVGDGANDVSMIQTADVGVGISGQEGMQAVMSSDFAISRFKHLSKLLLVHGHWCHSRLANMVLYFFYKNMMYVNLLFWYQFFCGFSGSVMTNSWVLIFFNLLFTSVPPLIYGVLDQFMSADTLMWLPELYQVAQTSKVYGPYMFWITFLDAFYQSLICFFVPYFALAGSDVGELSFGSPINASALIIILLHQVLESHTLAVFKSSA; the protein is encoded by the exons GGCTGCTAACCTCTACTTCTTGTTCCTGGTATTATTGAACTGGGTGCCAGTTGTTGAAGCATTTCAGAAGGAAATTACCATGATTCCTCTGCTGGTTGTTCTCACTGTTATTGCCATCAAAGATGCCCTAGAAGACTACAGACGGTACTTGTATGACAAAAAGGTCAACAACAATGTTGTGCAAGTTTACTGTAG CAAGCAGAAAGAGTACATTGACCAACACTGGAAGGATGTGCGAGTTGGAGACTTTGTCCACCTCTCTTGTAATGAAATCATCCCCGCTGACATGCTGCTGCTATATTCCTCTGACCCCCGTGGGGTTTGTTACATTGAAACAGCAAACTTAGATGGAGAGACCAATTTGAAACAGAGACAGGTGGTCTCAGACCTCCCAGTGCAG ggaCTCGATTTCACCCCTGAGAGCTACAACAGTCGGGTTGAGTGTGACAACCCCAACAATGACCTCAGGAGGTTTAGAGGCTACAT GGAGCACTCCACTGGGGTTCGTGTCGGCCTCCATAACAGCAACCTCCTGCTGAGGAGTTGCACCATCCGCAACACTGAGAGTGTGGTGGGCATTGTGGTCTATGCTG GTCATGAGACTAAAGCCATGATGAACAACAGTGGGCCAAGGTATAAGCGCAGCCAGCTGGAGAAGcatttaaacacagacattctGTGGTGTGTGTTCCTGCTTATCGTCATGTGTCTGACTGCTGCTATAG GTCATGGCCTCTGGCTGAAGGACCTCAATGATCCAGTCTTTCAAATTGATGGGGTGAAGTCTCCTGCCCTGGCTGGATTCTATGTGTTCTGGACTATGATCATTGTGCTGCAG GTGCTGATCCCAATTTCTCTGTATGTGTCAATTGAGGTAGTGAAACTCTGTCAGATCTACTTTATCCAAAATGACTTAGCTCTGTACAATGAGTCACTGGACTCCAGGATCCAGTGCCGGGCCCTTAACATCACTGAGGACCTGGGTCAGATCCAGCACCTGTTCTCCGATAAGACAGGAACTCTAACAGAGAACAAAATGGTGTTCCGCCGCTGCAGTATCTATGGAGTTGAATATCCTCATGAGGAAAATG cTCAGAGGCTGGAGATATATGAAAGGGAGAAGAACAAGGCAGCCGGTCGCTCTGTGACTCTGAAGTCAGGCTGCAGTGGTAAATCTCTAAGCTGTCGCTCCCTCAGCTGCACCCGCAGCTCTGTGTCTctgcacacactcactgctgagtcagaagaggaggaggaaaaaatgtCCAACTACATCCAGTGCAGGACCAACGCCTTCGCCAGCCACATG GCAAAGGACATCATACCAGACCCTGAGCTTGTGAGGAAGTTAAATTGGCTTTTCTCTCCTGAGTTTTCTTTGAGTGCAAACTACTCTGGGACTCCATCCAACCTAGAGCTCACCTACATCACTGACTTCTTCCTATCTCTTGCCATCTGTAACAGTGTGGTAGTCTCCTCTCCCAGCCAATCGCTACATGTG ATACAGCAAAGAGGAACACCTCTGAAATCCCTGGAGGAAATCAAGCTGATGTTCCAGCGCTTCAGCTTTTCTCCCTTCTTAGCCCGCTCCCCTCAGCAGGTCAAAGGCAGCCCATGCAGCCTCGCCAGCAGGGTCTTTACCAGGGGGAAGACCAGTTCCTCTACATTGTCTATACTCCCCAACAGCAACACAGATCTATCAGAACCTGGACAAGGAAGAAACTTGGGCATATCCAATCTCAAGCAAAAACTAGACTTATCTGGCAGAGGGGAAGGAGAAAATTCTGGATACCTGATGAACAGTGAGACAGAGGATGTCGTcaatgaaacaaagacaaaatctcACGAGGGCAGACAGGATTTGGAAGAAAGGGTCAGAGAAGTGGACACCAATAGTGACACTGATGATGAACTGCTGTATGAGGcagagagtccagatgaggcaGCTTTGGTCTATGCAGCACGGGCATATCGCTGTACCCTGAGGGGACGTTCTGCAGAGAGTCTGCTAGTAGATTTGCCAGGAATTGGTTCCCTGGCTGTCCAGCTGCTTCACATCCTTCCTTTTGACTCCAACAGGAAGAGGATGTCAGTAGTGGTCCGCCACCCGCTCACAGGCCAAGTGGTTGTTTACACCAAGGGAGCTGATTCTGTTGTCATGGACCTGGCTGAGGCACCTATAAGTAACTACG GTTCTAGCACAGAGCAGGCTCAGGAGATCTCCAACTGCATCAAATCACAAAcccaaaaacatttagacagcTATGCAAGAGAAGGCCTCCGCACACTCTGCATTGCTAAAAGG gttctggaggaggaggaatatGATGAGTGGCTCAAGAGACAGCTGCTGGCTGAGAGCAGCATAGAGAATAGAGAGGAGCTGTTGATGGAGTCAGCTCAGAGACTGGAGACCAACCTCACTCTGCTGG GTGCCACAGGGATTGTAGACAGACTACAGGAGGAGGTCCCAGAGACCATTGAAGCTCTTCAGAGAGCTGGAATCAAAGTCTGGGTCCTCACTggagacaaacaggaaacagcaaTCAACATCGCCTGTTCTTGTAAACTACTCTGTTCCAATGACCAACTTCTGACAGCAAACTGCAGAAGCAAG GACACATGTGCAGCTTTATTGGAGGAGCTCAAACAGGAAGTACAGCGTGGGGAAAACAGTCGGACTAACACACCTGCAATATGGAATCCTGGGGAATCATCCTCAGGCAGTGTGACAAGCTTCATTTTGGTTATAGATGGACGGACGCTGGACTGGGCCCTGCAGGATGATTTGAAGACTGAATTCTTGGAGCTGAGTTGTAGATGCAAGGCAGTCATCTGCTGCAGGTCCACTCCACTGCAGAAGAGCCAGGTGGTCGAGCTGATTCGGGACCAGCTAGGCACCATCACCATGGCTGTGG GTGATGGAGCCAATGATGTGAGCATGATTCAGACAGCTGATGTAGGTGTTGGGATCTCTGGTCAGGAGGGTATGCAG GCTGTGATGTCCAGTGACTTTGCCATCTCCAGGTTTAAACACCTCAGCAAGCTGTTGCTGGTTCATGGCCACTGGTGCCATTCTCGTCTTGCAAATATGGTCCTCTACTTCTTCTACAAAAATATG ATGTATGTGAACCTGCTATTCTggtatcagtttttttgtggtttttctggAAGTGTCATGACCAACTCTTGGGTGCTCATTTTCTTCAACCTACTCTTCACCTCTGTCCCTCCTCTCATCTATGGAGTCCTGGATCAATTCATGTCTGCAGATACTCTGATGTGGCTGCCTGAGCTCTACCAGGTTGCACAGACCTCCAAG gtcTATGGTCCCTACATGTTCTGGATCACATTCCTGGATGCATTTTACCAAAGCCTCATCTGCTTCTTTGTGCCTTACTTT GCATTAGCAGGATCAGATGTTGGGGAGTTGTCGTTTGGTTCTCCGATCAATGCCTCAGCACTTATCATCATCCTGCTGCACCAGGTCCTCGAGAGTCACACTCTG GCTGTTTTTAAGAGCTCTGCATAA